Proteins from one Bactrocera neohumeralis isolate Rockhampton chromosome 3, APGP_CSIRO_Bneo_wtdbg2-racon-allhic-juicebox.fasta_v2, whole genome shotgun sequence genomic window:
- the LOC126752931 gene encoding sodium/potassium-transporting ATPase subunit beta-2 isoform X3, which translates to MEKNKIEKETTCLTKAVLKTKIGIFYTAFYGVLAALVAICMWVFFQTLDPRIPKWTLDSSIIGTNPGLGFRPLPPSDNVESTLIWYKGTQHENYKHWTDSLDEFLAVYKVPGLTPGRGQNIYNCDYNQPPPKGQVCDVDIKTWNPCTKENNYSYHKSSPCVFLKLNKIYGWIPEYYNDSKDLPDNMPTSLKTYIGEMEKTQNHKLNTIWVSCEGENPADQENIGPVNYLPIRGFPGYFYPYQNSEGYLSPLVAVHFERPKRGIIINIECKAWARNILHDRKERLGSVHFELLID; encoded by the exons atggaaaaaaacaaaattgaaaaagagaCCACATGCCTGACAAAAGCAGTGTTGAAAA CAAAGATCGGCATCTTCTACACAGCTTTCTATGGCGTATTAGCCGCACTGGTGGCCATTTGCATGTGGGTATTCTTTCAAACGCTAGATCCGCGCATACCCAAGTGGACATTGGATAGCTCCATAATCGGCACAAATCCAG GTCTTGGTTTCCGTCCGCTGCCACCATCGGACAATGTTGAGAGCACATTGATTTGGTACAAGGGTACGCAACATGAGAACTACAAACACTGGACGGATTCGTTGGATGAGTTCTTAGCGG TCTACAAAGTGCCTGGCCTTACACCTGGCCGTGGTCAGAACATCTACAATTGTGACTACAATCAACCGCCACCAAAGGGTCAGGTTTGCGATGTCGACATTAAAACATGGAATCCTTGCACCAAGGAAAACAATTACAGCTACCACAAGAGCTCACCATGTGTTTTCTTGAAGTTGAATAAAATCTATGGTTGGATACCGGAATATTACAATGACTCCAAGGACTTGCCCGATAACATGCCAACCAGCTTGAAAACTTATATTGGTGAAATGGAGAAGACGCAAAATCACAAG ttaaaCACCATTTGGGTTTCATGCGAAGGCGAGAATCCAGCTGATCAAGAGAATATCGGTCCCGTCAACTACTTGCCAATTCGTGGCTTCCCTGGCTACTTCTATCCTTACCAGAACTCAGAGGGTTATCTTAGCCCACTCGTCGCTGTGCACTTCGAGCGACCGAAgc GTGGCATCATCATCAATATCGAATGCAAGGCTTGGGCACGCAATATTTTGCACGATCGCAAGGAGCGACTAGGTTCCGTGCACTTCGAGTTGCTGATCGATTAA